Within Streptomyces roseirectus, the genomic segment ATACCTTCCGGATGCGGATGCCCATCGATGTCGCTTATCTGTCACGGGACTTGAGGGTGCTGGCCGTGCGGACGATGGTCCCCGGCCGACTGGGGCTGCCCCGGCTGCGGGCCCGGCATGTGCTGGAGGCGGAGGCGGGGGCGATGGCGGGCTGGGGGGTGCGGGCGGGGGTTCGGGTGGAGGTGGTGACGGGAGGCGTGACCTGAGGGGGGCCGGGTCGTTGTCCGGCGCA encodes:
- a CDS encoding DUF192 domain-containing protein, with translation MGRWRDGRGVLVVDGAAQVPLEIATSYRARTKGLLGRDSLDGALLLSPASGIHTFRMRMPIDVAYLSRDLRVLAVRTMVPGRLGLPRLRARHVLEAEAGAMAGWGVRAGVRVEVVTGGVT